From the uncultured Fibrobacter sp. genome, one window contains:
- the rplI gene encoding 50S ribosomal protein L9, producing the protein MEIILKANVPHLGKMLDVVKVKDGYARNYLFPRKLAVRATKEAKLEIENNRAAVEAQFQKELAAAGDVAAKLSQVSVNLERRVVEGERLYGSVTASDIADAITKQGVKVTRAQVALEEPIKQLGVYTVTIKVFSDVEAQVKVWVVAEKA; encoded by the coding sequence ATGGAAATTATTCTTAAGGCCAACGTTCCCCACTTGGGCAAGATGCTTGACGTCGTGAAGGTTAAGGACGGCTATGCCCGTAACTACCTCTTCCCGCGTAAGCTCGCTGTTCGCGCAACTAAGGAAGCCAAGCTTGAAATCGAAAACAACCGCGCTGCTGTCGAAGCTCAGTTCCAGAAGGAACTCGCTGCCGCTGGTGACGTGGCTGCCAAGCTTTCTCAGGTTTCTGTCAACCTCGAACGCCGCGTTGTGGAAGGCGAACGTCTGTACGGTTCTGTGACCGCTTCTGACATTGCCGATGCCATCACCAAGCAGGGCGTTAAGGTTACCCGTGCTCAGGTTGCTCTCGAAGAACCGATCAAGCAGCTCGGTGTTTACACCGTGACGATCAAGGTCTTCAGCGACGTTGAAGCTCAGGTCAAGGTTTGGGTGGTTGCAGAGAAAGCATAA